The DNA region GGACGGTCGCCGAGGCCGCCGCCCACCTGGCGATGGCCAACGAGCTGATGGCCGCACTGGCCGCCGGCGAGGAACGCCCGTACGGGGACGGCACTCCGGGCTCGCTGGCCGCGGCCAACGCCGCCGCACTGGCCGAGCGGCCCGAACGGGACCCGGCCGTCCTCGCCGCGCAGATCGCCCGGCAGGCACGGCAGTTCACGGCGGCAGCCGCCCCGCGGACCGGCACCGATCCGGTGGCGACCCCGCTCGGCGAGATGGACCTGGACACCCTCGGCGCCTACCTGCTGACCCACATGCTGGCCCACCTCTACGACATCGCCCTCGCCCTCCACCGCCCGCACCCGCTCGACCGGCGGCGCGTCGGGCTGACCATGCCGTTCCTGCGCACGGCCATGCCCCGAGTGGTCGACGCCCGCACCGCGGCCGGCCACAGCGCCTGCTACCACCTGCGGGTGCGCGCCCTGGAAGACTTCGCCGTGACCTTCACCGACGGCACCGCCGTCGTCAGCCGGAAGCCACCACGCCGCCCGGACTGCACGATCCTCACCGAGCCGGTCGCGTTCTTCCTCATCGCGCTCGGCCGCCACAGCGCCACCGACGCCCTCCTGCGGGGCAAGGTCCTCGCCTGGGGCCGCCGCCCATGGCTGGCCCCGGCCTTCGCCAGGCTGTTCACCGCCCCCTGAGCACCGCGACCGCTCGCCGCTCCGTCTAGGGTGTCGGTATGCCGCTCGTCGACGTGACCCATGCGCCCACCGTGCCCGAGTCCGATCTGCGCGAACTGGCCTCGGTGCTGCCGCACCTGGTGTCCCTGGCCGTGGAGTGCCCGGAGGAGCCGTACGACGGCGAGTTGCAGCCCGGGGACGTCGAGCTCCGCTTCCGGCCGCTGGGCCCACTGGACCGCAGCGGCCTGACGGTGGTGATCGAGATCAAGTCGAAGTGGTTCGCGAGCAGGGCGGCCGACCGGCAGGAGCGCGTGGACGCGCTCCACGCGAACATCAGCGCCGCGACCGGGCTCGTCGACTTCGGCATCTACCTGTCCCTGCCGATCGCCGCCTGGTCCCAGGGAGACTGACCGTGATCCCGCCGCCCCTGCCCGTCGACCGGCTTGCCTTGGACCTGCTCGATTCCCACCTCGAGGCGCTCTGGCGCGCAACGGACCTCCCGTCCACGGAGGTACCGGCCGGCCTCGCCCCCGACGGCGCGGGCGAACTCGTTCGCTGGGCCCTCGATCGGCTGCGGGCCGTCCCCCGCGAGCCGAGGGACGTCTTCGTCCGCGAGGTCGGCGGCCTGCTCGCGGAGTTCCGCAGCCGTCGCTGTCCCTGGAACGCGGCGGCCCTACGGCTGTTCGAGGACGTCTACGCGTTCGCGGCCACCGGTCCTCGCCGCCACGAGGACTGGGCGCACGACGTCCTCGCCGTGCTGCACCGCGAGGTCGCGGACCCGCGTGGCTGGGTCCGGCTGGACGAGGACCGTGCCAACACCGCGCGCCGCACGGTGCCGGCGTATCCCTTCGGCCCCCCGGCCGCGTCGGAGTTCCCCGAGCGTCTGCACCGCCTGGACGCTCGGGCAGCGGTCACCGCGCTTGCGGTCATGGCCGAGCAGTGGTCGTCGGAACCCTCCCCCGTCCGCTCCCGACCGGACCGGGACGTCCTGCTGGCGGACGCCCGGACCCTGCTCGGCCGGTACGGCCCCACCGCTTCCTACTGGACCAACGCGACGGCCGCCGCCTCGGACCCAGCCACGGACTTCCTCGCGGCGGGGCTCCAGGGCACCCGCTCCCACGGCTTCCTCACCTCCGCGTACCTCAACGGTCTGGACCTCGGACGCGACCTGGGCCTGATCGCGGTGACCGACGACGAGGTGGGTGTCTTCTGGTCGTTCGAGGCCTACTGACGCCGGGCCTGCCGGCCACAGGCAGGACGGGGCACGCCCCGGACACGGCCGCCGTCACCCGGACAAGTGCGGCTAAGCCTCCTCTGACAGGTCGTCGCCGAGCCCGTGGCCGTGGGTGCCGAGCCAGCGCCGGATCGCCTCCGTGTGGCGGACGGCCGTCGCGTGCAGGGCCGGACCGGTCCTCGCGGCGGCGGCCTCGCGACCGATCCGGGCGGCGTCCTGCTCGGCGGCCTCGACGACGGCGCTCGCGATCCAGTCGTCGACGACGCCCTCGTTCTTCCACCGGGCGAGCCGGTTGCGCGCGGCCCGGTACACGGCCAGGGCATCGGCCGCCCTCGTCTGTTGAGCGGCCCGCTCCCAGTACCGCGCGCGGTTGGTGAGGTACGCGTCGATGGCGCTGCGGGCCATGGCGGCGTCCCCTTCGGGATCGTGCTGAGGGCTCGTCATGCCGGAAGGATAAGAGAGCGCCCACCGGTCGGCCCGCCGCCATGCAGGATCCGAGCCCGCCCGGCGAATCCCTGGTGACCTGCGGTGTCGGTCCTCTGACAGTCGTCTGCCGGTGGCATGAAGGCGGCGCCTGACACCGTTCAGGGACGAAAAGCCGCACTCAACACCCAAGGAGGAGGCCGTCCATGGCCAAGGAACAGCACAGGTCCAACAGCGGCAACGCGAAGGCCGGCGGGACGTCGCGGCGCAGCGCGCTGAAGGCGGCCGTGGCCGGGGCGGGGGCGGTCACCGCGCTGGGCGCGGCCGCCTCCACCGCGCACGCGGACGGGCCCGGGCGCGGCGCGCCCACCTTCGTCCTCGTCCACGGCTCGGGGAGCAACTCCTTCTACTGGCAGCCCTTGGTGCGCGAGCTGGGTCTGCGCGGACACCGCGCGATCGCGGTCGACCTGCCCGGGCACGGGCTCGGCGCGTACCTCCCCGAGTCCTACCAGTGCCCGCAGGACCTCGAGCGGCTGCGCACCGAGCCGTCCCCGTTGGCCAAGGTGACGCTGGGCGACTTCGCCGCGCACGTCATCGACGTGGTGCGGCGGGCGCGCCGCAACGGCCCGGTGGTGCTGGTCGGGGAGAGCCTCGGCGGTGCGACCCTCAACGCGGTCGCCAACCGGGTGCCCGAGCTGGTCGCGCACCTGGTGTACACCTCCGCGTTCTGCCCGACCGGGCACCCCTCGGCGCTGCGGCTGATGATGACCCCCGAGGCGGCCACCAGCTCCAGTTTCAAGATCCCCGGGGTCCGGACGCCGCCGGAGCTGGGCGTCAGCCGGGTCAACTGGCGCTCGGGCGACCCCGCGTTCTTCGCGATCGTCAAGGAGGCGATCGCCGCCGACCGGCCGGACGCCGAGGTCCGGGCGCTGATGAACATCCTGGAACCGGACGAGTCGGCGGCGGTCGGCGCGAGCGAGGACGCCCGCGGTCTGCCGGAGAAGTGGGGCCGGGTGCCGCGTACGTTCGTGCGCTACACGCAGGACCGCATCATCCCGCTGCCGCTCCAGGACCTGATGATCCGTGAGGCGGACGACGCCACACCGCACAACCGCTTCCGCGTGCGGTCGCTGAGCGCCCCGCACGCCGGCCCGCGTGACCCGGGACTGCTGGCGCACGAGCTGGAGCTCGTCGCACGGCTGTGCCGCTGAACGGGCCGTGGGCAAGGGCTCCCCGCTGACTCCCCACCCGGCCCAGGGGAGCTCTCCACCCTGAAGGCTGTTCGAGTGACTGGATCGTCACGTTGTGTGCGCGGAAACGCGGCGGTGTGATGCGATGCCCACGTGAAATCCGGGGATCGGGCTCGGAAAGCGACGCCCGCCCCGGATCCGTGGACGATCGAAGGGAAGCCCATGCTGCTCCGCGCGCTGGCCGCGACCGGTGTCGCGACGTCATTGTTCGGCTCGTCGGCCTTCGGCGGCAGCCCGCCCCCGCCGCCGGACCGGATCGTCATCGACAGCGTGGCGGCCACCGGCTCCGGCTGCCCTACGGGGACGGCCTCCGTGGCCGTGTCCCCTGACAACACCGCCTTCACCGTCACCTACAGCAACTACCTAGCCCGGGTGGGGCCCGGGGCGTCGCCGACCGACTTCCAGAAGGACTGCCAGCTCAACCTGAGCGTGCACGTCCCCGGTGGCTTCACCTACGCGATCGTGTCCGCCGGCTACAACGGCTTCGCGTCGCTGGCGCCGGGCGCGTCCGGGACCCAGCGGGCCAGTTACCACTTCCAGGGCGACCCCCGCACCACCAACTCGACCCATCACTTCAAGGGCGGGTTCAACAACGACTGGCAGACGAGTGACACCGTGGACGTCGCCGCCCTGGTCTTCGCCCCCTGCGGGGAGGAGCGCAGCCTCGACATCGACACCCAACTGCAGGTCGAGCGCGGCACCTCGAGCCCGAACGCCACCAGCCTCATGGAGATGGATTCGACGGACGGCAGGATCAACACCGTGTACCGCCTGGCCTTGAAACAGTGTCATTGACATCCTCCCCGCCCTCAAGGGACGGGGATTCCTCCCGCGCCTGCGGCACGGACACCCGTGCGTGGCAGGTCGCCGAGGCGGGTTCCCCGTTCAACGGGCCGTGCCTGGGGCGGGATCGCCGCACCAGGACTGACCGGCCCTCCAGGGGCGTTTAGCCTGTCCGCCTGCCCGGCGGCCAGGATGTTGCGAGCAG from Kitasatospora cathayae includes:
- a CDS encoding maleylpyruvate isomerase family mycothiol-dependent enzyme — encoded protein: MNAPFPPHRPGAARTALFETVTAVGDEAVALLAGCRGDTSIPGSEWTVAEAAAHLAMANELMAALAAGEERPYGDGTPGSLAAANAAALAERPERDPAVLAAQIARQARQFTAAAAPRTGTDPVATPLGEMDLDTLGAYLLTHMLAHLYDIALALHRPHPLDRRRVGLTMPFLRTAMPRVVDARTAAGHSACYHLRVRALEDFAVTFTDGTAVVSRKPPRRPDCTILTEPVAFFLIALGRHSATDALLRGKVLAWGRRPWLAPAFARLFTAP
- a CDS encoding alpha/beta fold hydrolase produces the protein MAKEQHRSNSGNAKAGGTSRRSALKAAVAGAGAVTALGAAASTAHADGPGRGAPTFVLVHGSGSNSFYWQPLVRELGLRGHRAIAVDLPGHGLGAYLPESYQCPQDLERLRTEPSPLAKVTLGDFAAHVIDVVRRARRNGPVVLVGESLGGATLNAVANRVPELVAHLVYTSAFCPTGHPSALRLMMTPEAATSSSFKIPGVRTPPELGVSRVNWRSGDPAFFAIVKEAIAADRPDAEVRALMNILEPDESAAVGASEDARGLPEKWGRVPRTFVRYTQDRIIPLPLQDLMIREADDATPHNRFRVRSLSAPHAGPRDPGLLAHELELVARLCR
- a CDS encoding DUF4360 domain-containing protein; its protein translation is MLLRALAATGVATSLFGSSAFGGSPPPPPDRIVIDSVAATGSGCPTGTASVAVSPDNTAFTVTYSNYLARVGPGASPTDFQKDCQLNLSVHVPGGFTYAIVSAGYNGFASLAPGASGTQRASYHFQGDPRTTNSTHHFKGGFNNDWQTSDTVDVAALVFAPCGEERSLDIDTQLQVERGTSSPNATSLMEMDSTDGRINTVYRLALKQCH